A genomic stretch from Desulfotignum balticum DSM 7044 includes:
- a CDS encoding cytochrome C oxidase subunit IV family protein → MASESHIIEYKTLGLTLAALLVLTGVTVGAASIDLGRVNVWIALMIASVKAGFVLLVFMHMRWEGRTLQWSFLATVLFLAVMIGFIFWDVAFR, encoded by the coding sequence ATGGCATCTGAATCCCATATTATTGAATACAAAACCCTGGGGCTGACCCTGGCGGCCCTGCTGGTGCTGACCGGCGTGACCGTGGGGGCCGCATCCATCGACCTGGGCCGGGTCAATGTCTGGATCGCTCTGATGATCGCATCGGTCAAGGCCGGGTTTGTGCTGCTGGTGTTTATGCACATGCGCTGGGAAGGCCGGACACTGCAATGGTCGTTTCTGGCCACGGTGCTGTTTCTGGCCGTCATGATCGGGTTTATTTTCTGGGACGTGGCATTCAGGTGA
- a CDS encoding TetR/AcrR family transcriptional regulator, whose product MAESRFAELKEKEKLARKQIVIESALALFAKKPFYEVGMREVADEAGISAATIYRYFPSQQALFNEAFLQDISAASKEFKTMVETDKPASIEQFGIKFVDHLINNESTFQMMAYLMLKDNLSHPVMGKFDSVTKIFFDLFAELLCRHGVAKEQARIYSHAFVASITGILMVFRNSPVTDKTATRNHIIKVVKITASLYTNQLLGHQDSVSA is encoded by the coding sequence TTGGCTGAGTCTCGATTTGCGGAATTAAAGGAAAAAGAAAAGCTGGCAAGAAAGCAGATTGTCATTGAATCCGCTCTGGCATTGTTTGCAAAAAAACCGTTTTATGAAGTGGGCATGCGGGAAGTGGCGGACGAGGCCGGTATATCCGCGGCTACCATTTACCGGTATTTTCCCAGTCAGCAGGCATTGTTCAATGAGGCCTTTCTTCAGGATATCTCCGCTGCCAGCAAAGAGTTCAAAACCATGGTTGAAACGGATAAGCCCGCAAGTATCGAGCAGTTCGGCATAAAATTTGTGGATCATCTCATCAATAACGAATCCACGTTTCAGATGATGGCTTATCTGATGCTCAAAGACAACCTGTCCCATCCGGTCATGGGAAAATTCGACTCAGTCACCAAAATATTTTTTGATCTGTTTGCTGAATTACTGTGTCGCCACGGTGTGGCAAAGGAACAGGCCCGTATCTATTCCCACGCGTTTGTGGCATCCATCACCGGGATTCTCATGGTTTTCCGCAATTCACCCGTGACAGACAAAACCGCTACAAGAAACCATATCATCAAGGTGGTGAAAATCACCGCGTCTTTGTATACAAACCAGTTGCTGGGTCATCAGGACAGTGTCAGTGCCTGA
- a CDS encoding YebG family protein, producing MAVVVKYIVVRNGEEKMTFATKKEADAYDKMLDIADNLFEFLDKSELKLPEDQMEKISLLLAEKKDVVMPILRGINPKKQASAKPKKPAEKSGDAAPAPKPKTAKK from the coding sequence ATGGCAGTCGTTGTCAAATACATTGTGGTCAGGAACGGAGAGGAAAAAATGACATTTGCGACAAAAAAGGAAGCAGACGCTTATGATAAAATGCTTGATATTGCCGACAATTTGTTTGAATTCCTCGATAAATCAGAACTGAAGCTGCCTGAAGATCAGATGGAAAAAATTTCTTTGCTCCTGGCTGAGAAAAAGGATGTGGTGATGCCGATCCTGAGGGGAATCAACCCCAAAAAACAGGCATCGGCCAAACCGAAAAAACCAGCGGAAAAATCCGGAGATGCGGCCCCGGCCCCGAAACCGAAAACAGCCAAAAAATAG
- a CDS encoding UbiA family prenyltransferase, translating to MVETGGIRAAIELTKFRLTGFIALSAMFGHILAAPAPGIDTLVTGAGVWLLAAGAAVFNHIQDRRYDRWFARTRHRCLVQNRVGLQTAGWVASGLVFSGLALLAGGLDTHLPWILGVLALACYNGLYTPLKKKTLFAVWPGVICGMLPPAIGWTAVPQALCHGTGIQLFGVMLVMGIWQVPHFLVLAAAQPVCDPGADRFPSFIRLWTKTELFLQILVWVCVYSLGIFWFLLNGGIVLPGFSASLAGMALVLPGVMGLFFTRFPAYAGAGGFTTLNLSMLIFMVLGILDRILPTVFPL from the coding sequence ATGGTAGAAACAGGCGGTATCCGTGCGGCAATCGAGCTGACCAAGTTCCGGCTCACCGGATTTATCGCTTTGTCCGCCATGTTCGGGCATATCCTGGCGGCCCCGGCCCCAGGGATCGATACCCTGGTGACCGGGGCCGGTGTGTGGCTGCTGGCTGCCGGAGCTGCCGTGTTCAATCATATTCAGGACCGGCGGTATGACCGCTGGTTTGCCAGAACCCGGCACCGGTGCCTGGTACAGAATCGGGTAGGTTTGCAGACGGCGGGATGGGTGGCATCAGGCCTGGTTTTTTCCGGTCTGGCGCTTCTTGCCGGGGGGCTGGATACACATCTGCCATGGATTCTGGGGGTTCTGGCCCTGGCCTGCTACAACGGCCTGTACACCCCGCTGAAGAAAAAAACTCTGTTTGCCGTGTGGCCCGGTGTGATCTGCGGTATGCTGCCTCCGGCCATCGGGTGGACAGCGGTACCCCAGGCCCTGTGCCATGGAACGGGGATCCAGCTGTTCGGGGTGATGCTGGTGATGGGCATCTGGCAGGTGCCCCATTTTTTGGTACTGGCCGCGGCCCAGCCGGTTTGTGATCCGGGTGCGGACCGGTTTCCCAGCTTTATCCGCCTGTGGACGAAAACAGAACTTTTTCTTCAGATTCTGGTGTGGGTCTGTGTTTACAGCCTGGGGATTTTCTGGTTTCTTCTCAACGGCGGGATTGTGTTGCCGGGGTTTTCAGCAAGCCTGGCCGGGATGGCTTTGGTCCTGCCCGGAGTGATGGGTTTGTTTTTCACAAGATTTCCGGCTTACGCCGGAGCCGGCGGATTCACCACCCTTAATCTGTCCATGCTGATTTTCATGGTTCTGGGGATTCTGGACCGGATTTTGCCAACTGTGTTTCCGCTTTAA
- a CDS encoding cytochrome c oxidase subunit 3 family protein, with translation MTAQTDPTGKKLGMWLFLYTEIVLFGGLFVLYAVYFAGYTEDFIAGAKELDLFFGVVNTIILLISSFCVAAGVTAVQKAHNRIALAGLWGALACGAIFLVNKYIEWGHKFAYGIYPGSDRLVDGPAGQNLFFGLYFVVTGLHGLHIIIGMTLLAVSLVLVTRQKITAQSNAMLENSGLYWHLVDLIWIFIFPLFYLVV, from the coding sequence ATGACGGCTCAGACAGACCCCACCGGTAAAAAACTGGGCATGTGGCTGTTTCTGTATACGGAGATTGTCCTGTTCGGCGGTCTGTTTGTTCTGTATGCCGTGTATTTTGCCGGATACACCGAAGATTTCATTGCCGGCGCCAAAGAGCTGGACCTGTTTTTCGGGGTGGTGAACACCATTATCCTCCTGATTTCCAGTTTTTGTGTGGCCGCCGGCGTCACAGCGGTGCAAAAGGCCCACAACCGAATCGCTCTGGCCGGCCTGTGGGGGGCCCTGGCCTGCGGGGCGATATTTCTGGTGAACAAGTATATTGAATGGGGGCACAAATTTGCGTACGGCATTTATCCGGGATCGGACCGGCTGGTGGACGGCCCGGCCGGCCAAAATCTGTTTTTTGGCCTGTATTTCGTGGTCACCGGGCTTCACGGGCTTCACATCATCATCGGCATGACATTGCTGGCCGTCAGTCTGGTGCTGGTCACCCGGCAAAAGATCACGGCCCAAAGCAATGCCATGCTGGAGAATTCAGGCCTGTACTGGCACCTGGTGGACCTGATCTGGATTTTTATTTTTCCTTTGTTTTACCTGGTGGTCTGA
- a CDS encoding cytochrome c oxidase subunit I encodes MTSFYQTPEPAGFTGIRSWLITFDHKRIALLYLFSILFWFLLAVTLGGLIRLELMFPGKTVLDAQMYNSVFTLHGVIMIFLFIIPALPAIFGNFFLPIHIGAEDVYFPRLNLLSWYLYMAGGIVAIVSLFSDGFPDTGWTFYVPFSISTNTNVSTAVFAAFILGFSSMLTGLNFITTIHKMRAKNMGWLQLPLFTWSLYATAWVQLLATPVITITLVLVVVERFFNVGLFDPARGGDPILYQHLFWMYSHPAVYIMILPGMGVISEIIPVSARKSIFGYKAIVASSLAIAIAGSLVWAHHMYTSGMSDTAVFVFSLLTYVVAIPSAIKVFSWVATLYKGAIEMTPPLLFSLCFVYLFSVGGLTGLVLGAAGANIHVHDTHFVVAHFHFTMFGGTGFAFFAALHYWWPKMFGKMYDFKKAYIAAILVTAGFMLHYVPMFVLGLQGMPRRYYDYLPQYAAGNFFAGFGALCMIAGIGLMMVNLLGSLARERTAAADDPWGGVTLEWTIPSPPPLHNFDKDPEVMDYPYDFTKVAAAGPGAGSMDPETDK; translated from the coding sequence ATGACATCATTTTACCAAACTCCTGAGCCGGCAGGATTTACCGGGATCCGGTCCTGGCTGATCACCTTTGATCACAAACGCATTGCCCTTTTGTATTTGTTTTCCATCCTGTTCTGGTTTTTGCTGGCCGTGACCCTGGGCGGCTTGATCCGCCTGGAACTGATGTTTCCGGGAAAAACCGTTCTGGACGCCCAAATGTATAATTCCGTGTTCACGCTGCACGGCGTGATCATGATTTTTTTGTTCATTATTCCGGCGTTGCCGGCCATTTTCGGCAATTTTTTTCTGCCCATCCACATCGGGGCCGAAGATGTGTATTTTCCCAGACTCAATCTGCTGTCCTGGTATCTGTACATGGCCGGCGGCATCGTGGCCATTGTGTCGCTGTTTTCCGACGGATTTCCCGACACCGGATGGACCTTTTACGTACCGTTTTCCATTTCCACCAACACCAATGTGTCCACGGCCGTGTTTGCCGCATTCATTCTGGGATTTTCCTCCATGCTCACCGGGCTCAACTTTATCACCACCATTCACAAGATGCGGGCAAAAAACATGGGATGGCTTCAGCTGCCTTTGTTCACCTGGAGCCTGTACGCCACAGCCTGGGTCCAGCTGCTGGCCACCCCGGTGATCACCATTACCCTGGTGCTGGTGGTGGTGGAACGGTTTTTCAATGTGGGGCTGTTTGACCCGGCCCGGGGCGGTGACCCCATCCTTTACCAGCATCTGTTCTGGATGTATTCCCATCCGGCTGTGTATATCATGATCCTGCCGGGTATGGGCGTGATTTCAGAGATCATTCCGGTATCTGCCAGAAAGTCGATCTTCGGATACAAGGCCATTGTGGCCTCGTCTCTGGCCATTGCCATTGCCGGATCTCTGGTGTGGGCCCATCACATGTACACCAGCGGCATGAGCGACACGGCCGTGTTCGTGTTTTCCCTGCTCACCTATGTGGTGGCCATCCCTTCGGCCATCAAGGTGTTCTCCTGGGTGGCCACCCTGTACAAAGGGGCCATCGAGATGACCCCGCCGCTATTGTTTTCCCTGTGCTTTGTTTATTTGTTTTCCGTGGGCGGGCTCACCGGGCTGGTGCTGGGGGCGGCCGGGGCCAATATCCATGTGCATGACACCCATTTTGTGGTGGCCCATTTCCATTTCACCATGTTCGGGGGCACGGGGTTTGCCTTTTTTGCAGCCCTGCACTACTGGTGGCCCAAAATGTTCGGAAAGATGTATGATTTCAAAAAAGCCTATATCGCCGCCATTCTGGTCACGGCCGGGTTCATGCTTCATTATGTGCCCATGTTTGTGTTGGGACTTCAGGGCATGCCCCGGCGCTATTATGACTATCTCCCCCAGTATGCGGCCGGCAATTTTTTTGCGGGATTCGGGGCGTTGTGCATGATTGCCGGCATCGGCCTGATGATGGTGAATTTGTTGGGCTCTCTGGCAAGAGAGCGTACCGCTGCTGCGGATGATCCCTGGGGCGGGGTCACTCTGGAGTGGACCATTCCCTCGCCCCCGCCTTTGCACAATTTTGACAAAGACCCGGAAGTGATGGATTATCCTTACGATTTTACAAAGGTGGCGGCCGCCGGACCCGGTGCCGGGTCCATGGATCCGGAGACGGACAAATGA
- a CDS encoding DOMON domain-containing protein, whose amino-acid sequence MMKKIGLLMLAAAVFLPGSLFASDYAHKLEVKDMTVSWTLDSDQIQMELSAKTTGWVAIGIDPEDAMGGGDIIIGAVKNGKVRIEDHFADRKRGHSSDDKLGGTNQVIDPAGKEENGVTTLSFTRLVNALEQWDKPIRTDGKTRVMIAFGTGRDSFIAGHQFRTVYDIDFATGEAVKIK is encoded by the coding sequence ATGATGAAAAAAATCGGATTGTTGATGCTGGCCGCAGCTGTTTTTCTGCCGGGCAGCCTGTTTGCTTCAGACTATGCCCACAAACTGGAAGTCAAAGACATGACCGTGTCCTGGACACTGGACAGTGACCAGATCCAGATGGAATTGAGTGCCAAAACCACGGGCTGGGTTGCCATTGGTATCGATCCGGAAGATGCCATGGGCGGTGGCGATATTATTATCGGGGCCGTTAAAAACGGCAAGGTGAGAATCGAAGACCATTTTGCGGACAGAAAACGGGGTCATTCTTCAGATGATAAACTGGGGGGAACCAATCAGGTGATTGATCCGGCGGGAAAAGAGGAAAATGGGGTGACCACCCTCTCTTTCACCCGTTTGGTGAACGCATTGGAACAATGGGACAAGCCCATACGCACAGACGGCAAGACAAGGGTCATGATCGCCTTTGGTACGGGCAGGGACTCCTTTATCGCCGGACATCAGTTTCGGACGGTATATGATATTGATTTTGCCACGGGTGAGGCTGTCAAAATCAAATGA
- a CDS encoding DJ-1 family glyoxalase III translates to MEKNVLVPVAQGIEEMEAITIIDVLRRAGARVVVASVDDLTIKAARGIEFKADCLIKDCREQSFDLIVLPGGIPGAENLQKSEALAELLKKQAAQKKLYGAICASPAVVLHPLGLVTPGAVTCHPGFAGRIEGGTVQDRNVVIDGPCITSKGAGTALEFALTLVRQLFDDKVLADVKGGLAL, encoded by the coding sequence ATGGAAAAAAACGTATTGGTGCCGGTGGCCCAGGGAATCGAAGAGATGGAGGCCATTACTATCATTGACGTGCTTCGGCGGGCCGGGGCCCGGGTGGTGGTGGCATCGGTGGATGATCTGACCATCAAAGCGGCCCGGGGCATTGAATTTAAAGCAGACTGTTTGATCAAGGACTGCCGGGAACAAAGTTTTGATCTGATTGTCCTGCCCGGGGGTATTCCGGGTGCAGAAAATCTTCAAAAATCAGAAGCGCTGGCAGAACTGCTCAAAAAACAGGCGGCCCAGAAAAAATTATATGGGGCTATCTGCGCGTCTCCGGCCGTGGTACTTCATCCCCTGGGACTGGTCACGCCCGGAGCCGTGACCTGCCATCCGGGATTTGCCGGCCGGATTGAGGGAGGCACGGTCCAGGACCGCAACGTGGTCATTGACGGACCCTGCATCACCAGCAAAGGCGCGGGCACGGCACTGGAATTCGCCTTGACCCTGGTCCGCCAGTTGTTTGACGACAAGGTCCTGGCGGATGTCAAAGGAGGTCTGGCCCTTTAG
- a CDS encoding DUF2231 domain-containing protein encodes MTDVIFGFLNSIGFTHPLHPALTHIPMGMVLGAVVFRLVSFLPRMKMLAKTGYHCVILALVGVIPTIFTGYLDWQHRFGGEWEFLIVLKMFLAAVLTVLLLVTAIKDDPENRGFNRLTGWYVLMALVAIGLGFSGGELQYG; translated from the coding sequence ATGACAGATGTTATTTTTGGTTTCCTGAACAGTATCGGTTTTACCCATCCGCTTCATCCGGCGTTGACTCATATTCCCATGGGCATGGTGCTCGGCGCAGTGGTCTTTCGGCTGGTATCTTTTCTGCCCCGAATGAAAATGCTGGCAAAAACCGGATACCATTGTGTGATTCTGGCACTTGTGGGGGTTATCCCCACCATATTCACCGGCTACCTGGACTGGCAGCACCGGTTCGGGGGCGAATGGGAGTTTCTGATCGTCCTGAAAATGTTTCTGGCAGCTGTTCTCACCGTGCTGCTGCTGGTGACCGCCATCAAGGATGATCCTGAAAACCGCGGATTTAACCGGCTCACCGGATGGTATGTGCTCATGGCGTTAGTGGCCATCGGACTGGGATTTTCCGGCGGCGAACTCCAATATGGATAA
- a CDS encoding Rdx family protein codes for MTPKLVAGSNGIYEITAGQTTVFSKRKAKRFPDNQEVIDHLRQLLP; via the coding sequence ATCACTCCGAAACTGGTTGCCGGCAGTAACGGCATTTATGAGATCACGGCCGGTCAAACCACTGTTTTTTCCAAACGCAAGGCCAAACGATTTCCTGACAACCAGGAAGTGATCGATCATTTGCGGCAACTTCTGCCATGA
- the coxB gene encoding cytochrome c oxidase subunit II — translation MTDIINPVVLVDRSFYFIIGFSFVFLFAITLVMIYFVIRYRRSRHPVPADIRGNWKLETAWIFIPTLIALAMFVSGWQAYTGLRNVPEGALEVDVIAQSFSWIFIYPTGKETENELRVPVNTPVKLNITSMDVIHSLYIPAFRVKVDAVKGLSTYAWFLPETIGEYFLQCTEFCGVGHADMTGVVRVVSEDAFDEWVEEDDGW, via the coding sequence ATGACTGATATCATCAATCCCGTGGTCCTGGTGGACCGGTCCTTTTATTTTATCATTGGATTTTCTTTTGTGTTTCTGTTTGCCATCACTCTGGTGATGATCTATTTTGTGATCCGGTACCGTCGATCCCGGCACCCGGTGCCTGCGGATATCCGGGGAAACTGGAAGCTGGAAACCGCCTGGATATTCATTCCCACCCTCATCGCTTTGGCCATGTTCGTGTCCGGGTGGCAGGCCTATACCGGGCTGCGCAATGTGCCTGAAGGGGCTTTGGAGGTGGATGTCATTGCCCAGTCTTTTTCCTGGATATTCATCTATCCCACGGGCAAGGAAACGGAAAACGAACTCCGGGTGCCCGTGAATACGCCCGTGAAACTCAACATCACTTCCATGGATGTGATTCACAGTCTGTATATTCCGGCGTTCCGGGTCAAAGTGGATGCGGTGAAGGGCCTGAGCACCTATGCCTGGTTTCTGCCGGAAACCATTGGGGAATATTTTCTTCAATGCACGGAGTTCTGCGGGGTAGGGCATGCGGACATGACCGGCGTGGTCCGGGTGGTGTCTGAAGACGCGTTTGATGAATGGGTGGAAGAGGATGACGGATGGTAG
- a CDS encoding phosphagen kinase, which produces MAADSGDGAIFPEHAVSLAHRFLTPSLFDRLSRLKTGTGFTLEQAIRSGRENPDSHIGIYAGDAQTYALFKEIFDPVIRTYHQITGPICHVSRLDLLDLPDLDPHNRLIVSTRIRVARNLSGHAFPPSITPQNRQIVVRQIKQTLDALPEPLQGHFHAMDALTLDQIRNRALTGTAFLPGDRFQASAGIIRDFPASRGVFMSHDRTFRVWVNEEDHLRIICLEKTGNLSKVFNRMVSALAHISDTLELASDPRLGYLTACPTNIGTAMRAGMHIRLPNLENHPDRLKRLASTHGLQIRGTRGEKTAVTESVFDISNRFRLGTGETQLIQTLHTGIAAIIKAETQLAKSGPESPEP; this is translated from the coding sequence ATGGCAGCTGATTCCGGGGATGGGGCGATTTTTCCTGAACATGCCGTTTCTCTGGCCCATCGTTTTTTAACCCCGTCTCTGTTTGACCGCCTGTCCCGGCTGAAAACCGGCACCGGCTTCACCCTGGAACAGGCGATCCGGTCCGGCCGGGAAAATCCGGATTCCCATATCGGCATCTATGCCGGCGATGCACAAACCTATGCCCTGTTCAAGGAAATTTTCGATCCGGTGATCCGGACATATCATCAAATCACCGGTCCCATCTGCCATGTGTCACGCCTGGATCTTCTGGATCTGCCGGACCTGGATCCCCACAACCGGTTGATTGTTTCCACCCGGATCCGGGTGGCCCGAAACCTGTCCGGCCACGCGTTTCCCCCCAGCATCACCCCTCAAAACCGGCAGATCGTGGTCCGGCAGATAAAGCAGACCCTGGATGCCTTACCTGAACCGCTCCAGGGACACTTTCACGCCATGGATGCATTGACCCTGGATCAGATCCGCAACCGGGCGCTTACAGGCACGGCATTTTTACCCGGTGACCGGTTTCAGGCATCCGCCGGCATCATCCGGGACTTTCCTGCATCCCGGGGAGTGTTCATGAGCCATGACAGGACCTTTCGTGTCTGGGTCAATGAAGAAGATCATCTGCGCATTATCTGTCTTGAAAAAACCGGGAATCTGTCAAAGGTTTTCAACCGGATGGTGTCTGCGTTGGCACACATCAGCGACACACTTGAATTGGCATCTGATCCCAGGCTGGGATATCTGACCGCCTGCCCCACCAATATCGGGACCGCCATGCGGGCCGGCATGCATATCCGGCTGCCCAATCTGGAAAACCACCCGGACCGGCTCAAAAGACTGGCATCCACCCATGGATTGCAGATCCGGGGAACCCGGGGGGAAAAAACCGCTGTAACAGAATCCGTGTTTGATATCAGCAACCGCTTCCGGCTGGGAACAGGCGAAACCCAACTCATTCAGACCCTGCACACCGGTATTGCCGCCATCATTAAAGCGGAAACACAGTTGGCAAAATCCGGTCCAGAATCCCCAGAACCATGA
- a CDS encoding SCO family protein: protein MAGWVTCLMLTIAVPGFAQDGGLDHAPHDPAGNTRVNPADPHHDHDAMVMDEGTDINALAGQVKVEERLGQYIDLEARFLDAQGRSVTIREIFDKPVVLLPIWFFCPSVCTFLQADLAKALNRVDQPPGEAFNIITLSFSDDEDPSHALAAKNNYANLLQRDFPLENWFYLTGDEENIRRVTDSLGYYFVKKKPHEYIHPNAMVVLAGDGKIIRYLYGPGFLPFDLGMALTEARKGEPGVSIKRRVLSFCFDYDSENNTYVFRLFRITGTVILILLAGFVVFLVRPGKKTGHRRPGG from the coding sequence ATGGCAGGGTGGGTCACCTGCCTGATGCTGACCATTGCGGTGCCCGGGTTTGCACAGGATGGCGGACTGGATCATGCCCCTCATGATCCTGCCGGGAATACACGGGTGAATCCGGCAGATCCCCATCATGACCATGATGCCATGGTCATGGATGAGGGGACGGACATAAACGCGCTGGCAGGTCAGGTGAAAGTCGAGGAACGACTGGGCCAGTATATCGACCTGGAGGCGCGGTTTCTGGATGCCCAGGGTCGGTCAGTCACCATCCGGGAAATATTTGACAAGCCTGTGGTGCTGTTGCCCATCTGGTTTTTCTGCCCGTCGGTGTGTACGTTTCTCCAGGCGGATCTGGCAAAGGCATTGAACCGGGTGGACCAGCCGCCCGGGGAAGCGTTCAATATCATTACCTTGAGTTTTTCAGATGATGAAGACCCTTCCCATGCCCTGGCCGCCAAAAACAATTATGCCAACCTGCTCCAGCGCGATTTTCCTCTGGAAAACTGGTTCTATCTCACCGGGGATGAGGAAAATATCCGGCGGGTAACCGATTCTCTGGGATATTATTTTGTCAAGAAAAAGCCCCATGAATACATCCATCCCAACGCCATGGTGGTGCTGGCAGGGGATGGAAAAATAATCCGCTATCTGTATGGCCCCGGATTTCTGCCGTTTGACCTGGGCATGGCATTGACCGAGGCCCGAAAAGGGGAACCCGGGGTGTCCATCAAGCGGCGGGTACTTTCTTTCTGCTTTGATTATGATTCGGAAAACAACACCTATGTGTTCCGGCTGTTCAGAATCACGGGAACGGTGATTCTGATTCTGCTGGCCGGATTTGTGGTGTTTCTGGTTCGGCCGGGAAAGAAAACCGGGCACAGACGGCCGGGGGGTTAA